The Dioscorea cayenensis subsp. rotundata cultivar TDr96_F1 chromosome 19, TDr96_F1_v2_PseudoChromosome.rev07_lg8_w22 25.fasta, whole genome shotgun sequence genome includes a window with the following:
- the LOC120249787 gene encoding probable transcription factor At3g04930: MASAADDDLHRQRTGFESGASDDTDSDDDSSFAPGGADAVEPPPNPNPSVAFTAADPQNGDVDTSSPELKRRHISELGEIRSTSVAPAGPDDPRRLFQRLFSDEDEIAILKGFLEFVTQRGTTHASYQYDTGPFYDQIKAKLQLEFSKNQLVEKLRRLKKKYRTAVARIGSGRGGSPFKSPHDRAAFELSRQIWSPTFKRPRDQRAEAENSNGDPNTPNPNPVDPIDSAAGFEAPDQSALQSRKRQRERSGPVEVAVEGLATPAMSNNQMIEETMRSCLSPLLKELLNTAILGPRISGGSGSLAAWLNPLPFSLVSGGGAAGMDEKLRKQQIMELEVLAKRMELVKEQIELKLVELKSNKRG; encoded by the coding sequence ATGGCTTCCGCCGCCGACGACGACCTGCACCGCCAGCGCACCGGCTTCGAATCCGGCGCCTCCGATGACACCGACTCAGACGATGACAGTTCCTTCGCTCCCGGCGGTGCCGATGCCGTTGAACCACccccaaaccctaatcctagcgTTGCCTTCACCGCTGCTGATCCCCAGAACGGTGACGTAGATACCTCCTCTCCAGAGCTCAAGCGCCGCCACATCTCTGAACTCGGAGAGATCCGCTCTACGTCGGTGGCGCCGGCAGGCCCTGATGATCCGCGGAGGCTATTTCAGCGTCTTTTCAGCGATGAGGACGAGATTGCAATCTTGAAGGGGTTTCTGGAGTTCGTCACCCAACGAGGCACTACCCACGCTTCGTACCAGTACGATACGGGACCGTTCTACGACCAGATAAAGGCGAAGCTGCAACTGGAGTTCTCCAAGAACCAGCTCGTCGAGAAGCTGCGGCGGCTCAAGAAGAAGTACCGCACCGCCGTGGCGCGGATCGGGTCTGGCCGCGGCGGATCCCCCTTTAAGAGCCCCCATGATCGCGCCGCCTTTGAGTTATCCCGCCAGATCTGGAGCCCTACCTTCAAGCGCCCCCGCGACCAGCGCGCCGAGGCCGAGAATAGCAACGGTGATCCAAACACGCCTAACCCTAACCCCGTTGATCCGATCGACTCCGCGGCTGGTTTCGAAGCTCCCGATCAGAGTGCGTTACAATCAAGAAAACGCCAAAGGGAGAGATCGGGCCCTGTGGAGGTCGCCGTCGAGGGTTTGGCGACGCCGGCGATGTCGAACAACCAAATGATCGAGGAGACGATGAGGAGCTGTCTCAGTCCGTTGTTAAAAGAGCTGCTCAATACGGCGATTTTGGGGCCGAGAATCTCCGGCGGCAGTGGGTCTCTGGCGGCGTGGTTGAATCCCTTACCTTTTAGTTTGGTGTCCGGCGGAGGGGCGGCAGGGATGGATGAGAAGCTAAGAAAACAGCAGATCATGGAGCTGGAGGTTTTGGCGAAGCGGATGGAGCTGGTGAAGGAGCAGATCGAATTGAAGCTGGTGGAGCTCAAATCCAACAagagaggatga